In Peptococcus niger, the genomic window TCCGCAAGAGGCATTGGCTGTTGCGACCAATGGGGAAGTATGGGAAGATGCAGCAGGTCAATTCAGCGCGCGTCGTAATCTATTGCGAGAAGGGTATCCGGAAGAGGTGCGCCGTAAAAAATTAGCAACACGGTTAGCAAAAATGGCACAAAGCGGTCAGTATAATTATCCCCGTGCTTTACGCAGAGAGGACAGTGGCAGCGCTTATTTAGCGGCAGCTGAGTTTATTAACCATGCCTTAGGCGCCCTGTTTTTACTAAATGAGCGGTATATGCCGTTTTATAAATGGCGTTTTCGTGCGGCGGTGGACTTGCCGCTTTTGCAACCGGTCGTGAAGGCAGTTTTGGCAATAACTGCCGGGAAAGATATGGGACCGGAAGGTGAAGCCAAACGTTTACTGATTGAAGAGATTTGTCGTGACATAGGCCGTGCGGCCGCTTTGCGATATCAAGTTCAGATGGCTGACGATTTTCTAATTCCCTTGGCAGAAAGCTTGGCTGATGGGGTGACAGACGCTTCATTACGTCAATTACCCTTGATGTTTGATCTGGCGTAGGAGGCTATCATGACGGCTAAAGAAAAATTGATTGAAAAAATTATAGACCAGGAATGGTGGTTTTTTTCTCAGGTAGAAGGGATTGACGGACGCGCTGTTTGCCAAGATCGACCGAAAACATTTCGTCGTATGCGTCGAGCACAACATGCAATTTTTTCAGAAGCGACATTAAATCTACTTTTAAACGATTATTTGGATTATCAAGATCTGGGACGCAATCCGATTGCTGAAAAATATGCTTGGATGATGCGCCAAACAGACCCGACCTATTTTGCCCAGCACTTGGCACCTCAATTGGTCATGCCGTCTCCGGTTAAAGTGGCAGCTATTCAAGAACTGGCTGATTTTTTTGCGCTGGCTCAACAGGAATTTTCACAAGACCGGTTGGCAAGGCAAGTAGAAGGTCGTGTTGAGCAAAGCGGCTACGGCGAAGTATCCAGTTTAGATTATTTGACAGGAGAATTGGAGACCTGGTCCTTGGGGACGCTTTATTCGGCCTTACAAGATATGCAAAAAATGTCAGCTTCGGGAAGAAACCCTGTCCTTGAGATTGTGCGCAATACCGTAAAAGATTTTAAAGGGGCAAGATCCGATGGATAAGGACAACTACTACTCCATAGGCCAAGTGGCGGAGCTTTGCCAAATTTCAAGAAAGACCTTGCGCTATTATGAAAAAATAGGTTTATTGATACCGGATAAAGTTGCTGATAACGGTTACCGTTATTATGATGAAAGCACGCTTTTAACCTTGCCGGTCATTCGCTATTATAAGCAAATGGGTTTTAAGCTGGATGAGATTAAGGAACTGGTCAATGGTGCCCCTTTCAGTACCTTATCTTATGAATTTACCGGTAAACTTAATGAGCATCGGGCACGTGAATGGGAATTATCGCGGATGAAACATTTTATCAGCGACTGGTTGGAACTAATTGTGGAAGCCCAAATGGTGATTGAGGAACATTTAACCGATGTGACCCTAAAAGTACTCCCACAACGAACCTATTACGCCATGCCCTATGCCTTTCATTATGATTACCGAAAAGCGTTGATCAATATTCCATTTAACAATGGCATTGAAAATTTGAACAATCATATTACAGGCCCGGTGTGCATGTATTTTTCATCGGCTGAGGATAAAGCCGCAGGACGGGCGACGGATTGTTTGGTGGTTCAGGAAGCCTATAAAGAAGTGCCAAAAGTACATTCATTTACCTTCCCGGCAGGTGTCTATGCGAGTATTTATCATATTGGTGATTTTAATCATTTGTCGGAGACTTATTGTAAGCTAAATCAATGGGTAGAAACGCATGATTATGATGCTGAAGCAGATGTTTTTGAACGATATGTCGTGGATTACTGGACAACGGAGCAAGCAGATTTGTACGTGACTGAGTTATTAATTCGTGTTCACAAGCACAGGTCATAAAGGGGGCCCTGTTTTAGTACACAGGGCGTTGTTTGCCGGTTG contains:
- a CDS encoding DUF4037 domain-containing protein; this translates as MKGLALARGYYEDIVRPMLETEFAAALPGIAAGLVGEGSECFGYDDLYSQDHDFGPDCCLWLTDEVAARYGEALRQAYAALPSTYKGFNREHTSRQAAGRRGVMSVEQFYRNALNGIAQPSSLMDWFKIPQEALAVATNGEVWEDAAGQFSARRNLLREGYPEEVRRKKLATRLAKMAQSGQYNYPRALRREDSGSAYLAAAEFINHALGALFLLNERYMPFYKWRFRAAVDLPLLQPVVKAVLAITAGKDMGPEGEAKRLLIEEICRDIGRAAALRYQVQMADDFLIPLAESLADGVTDASLRQLPLMFDLA
- a CDS encoding DUF4125 family protein, encoding MTAKEKLIEKIIDQEWWFFSQVEGIDGRAVCQDRPKTFRRMRRAQHAIFSEATLNLLLNDYLDYQDLGRNPIAEKYAWMMRQTDPTYFAQHLAPQLVMPSPVKVAAIQELADFFALAQQEFSQDRLARQVEGRVEQSGYGEVSSLDYLTGELETWSLGTLYSALQDMQKMSASGRNPVLEIVRNTVKDFKGARSDG
- a CDS encoding MerR family transcriptional regulator; this translates as MDKDNYYSIGQVAELCQISRKTLRYYEKIGLLIPDKVADNGYRYYDESTLLTLPVIRYYKQMGFKLDEIKELVNGAPFSTLSYEFTGKLNEHRAREWELSRMKHFISDWLELIVEAQMVIEEHLTDVTLKVLPQRTYYAMPYAFHYDYRKALINIPFNNGIENLNNHITGPVCMYFSSAEDKAAGRATDCLVVQEAYKEVPKVHSFTFPAGVYASIYHIGDFNHLSETYCKLNQWVETHDYDAEADVFERYVVDYWTTEQADLYVTELLIRVHKHRS